In one Paraburkholderia megapolitana genomic region, the following are encoded:
- the tkt gene encoding transketolase, which produces MPNPPTDLDRLSIDTIRTLAMDAVQKANSGHPGTPMALAPVGYHLWQEHLRYDPAEPLWPNRDRFVLSAGHASMLLYALLHLTGVQAVDEAGRPNGSPAVSLDDLKQFRQLDSVTPGHPEYRMTTGVETTTGPLGQGLGNSVGMAMAARWYESHFNQPDATLFDYRVYTICGDGDMMEGISHEAASLAGHLKLSNLIWIYDSNRVTIEGHTDLAYSDDVETRFRGYHWNTLHVADANDAAEFGAALKQAKANTDKPTLIVVHSIIGWGAPHKQDTSAAHGEPLGVEEIKLAKRFYGWPEDSSFLVPDGVYAHYQEGIGARGKALREQWQASFEAYAAKYPALAEEFRAIEAHTLPEGWDADIPTFEADEKGIASRDSSGKVLNAIAKRLPWMIGGSADLSPSTKTDMKFEGAGSFEADSYGGRNLHFGIREHVMGSICNGIALSNLRPYGSTFLIFSDYMKPPIRLSALMEVNVIYVFTHDSIGVGEDGPTHQPIEQLASLRAVPGLTTLRPGDANEVAEAWRVALSNPRVPACIVVSRQALPTFDRTKYAPASGVRRGAYVLADAPDGRKPEVILMGTGSEMSLCVGAYEKLKSEGIAARVVSMPSWDIFEKQDDAYKESVLPAAVDARVAVEQAGVLGWDRYVGRTGSLIAMHTFGASAPLKALQTKFGFTPERVYEAAKQQLARVRQSS; this is translated from the coding sequence ATGCCGAACCCACCCACCGATCTCGATCGTCTTTCCATCGACACCATCCGCACCCTCGCGATGGATGCAGTACAGAAGGCCAACTCCGGCCATCCCGGCACCCCGATGGCACTCGCGCCCGTCGGTTATCACCTGTGGCAGGAACACCTGCGCTACGACCCGGCTGAGCCGCTGTGGCCGAATCGCGACCGCTTCGTGCTGTCGGCCGGGCACGCTTCGATGCTGCTCTATGCGCTGCTGCACCTGACCGGCGTGCAGGCCGTCGACGAAGCCGGCCGCCCGAACGGCTCGCCCGCGGTATCGCTCGACGACCTCAAGCAGTTCCGCCAGCTAGATAGCGTGACGCCCGGCCACCCCGAATACCGCATGACGACCGGTGTCGAAACGACGACCGGTCCGCTCGGCCAGGGGCTCGGCAATAGCGTCGGCATGGCGATGGCCGCGCGCTGGTACGAGTCGCACTTCAATCAGCCCGATGCGACGCTGTTCGACTACCGCGTCTACACGATATGCGGCGACGGCGACATGATGGAAGGCATCTCGCACGAAGCGGCATCGCTTGCCGGACACCTGAAGCTGTCGAACCTGATCTGGATCTACGACAGCAACCGCGTCACGATCGAAGGCCATACCGATCTCGCGTACAGCGACGACGTCGAAACGCGTTTTCGCGGTTATCACTGGAACACGCTGCACGTCGCCGATGCCAACGACGCAGCCGAGTTCGGCGCCGCGCTCAAGCAGGCGAAAGCGAATACGGACAAACCGACGCTGATCGTAGTGCACAGCATCATCGGCTGGGGCGCGCCGCACAAGCAGGACACGTCGGCGGCGCACGGCGAACCGCTCGGCGTCGAAGAGATCAAGCTCGCCAAGCGCTTTTACGGCTGGCCTGAAGATTCGAGTTTTCTCGTGCCCGACGGCGTCTACGCGCACTACCAGGAAGGTATCGGCGCGCGCGGCAAGGCATTGCGCGAACAATGGCAGGCGTCCTTCGAAGCCTACGCTGCGAAATATCCCGCACTAGCCGAAGAATTCCGCGCGATCGAAGCGCACACTTTGCCCGAGGGCTGGGACGCCGATATCCCGACGTTCGAGGCGGACGAAAAGGGCATTGCCTCGCGCGACTCGTCGGGCAAGGTGCTCAACGCGATTGCCAAGCGCCTGCCATGGATGATCGGTGGCTCAGCCGATCTGTCGCCGTCGACGAAGACCGATATGAAGTTCGAAGGCGCCGGTAGTTTCGAAGCGGACAGCTACGGCGGACGCAACCTGCACTTCGGCATTCGCGAGCACGTGATGGGCTCGATCTGCAACGGCATCGCGCTGTCGAACCTGCGGCCTTACGGCTCGACATTCCTGATTTTCAGCGACTACATGAAGCCGCCGATCCGCCTGTCCGCGCTCATGGAAGTCAACGTGATCTACGTCTTCACGCACGACTCGATCGGCGTCGGCGAAGACGGTCCCACGCACCAGCCGATCGAACAGCTCGCGTCGTTACGCGCGGTGCCCGGTCTCACGACGCTGCGCCCAGGTGATGCGAACGAAGTTGCCGAAGCATGGCGCGTCGCGCTGTCGAATCCGCGCGTGCCGGCCTGCATCGTGGTGTCGCGTCAGGCGCTGCCCACGTTCGACCGCACGAAGTACGCACCTGCCAGCGGCGTACGACGCGGTGCTTATGTGCTCGCAGACGCGCCCGACGGCCGCAAGCCGGAGGTGATCCTGATGGGCACCGGCAGCGAAATGTCGCTGTGCGTCGGCGCGTATGAGAAGCTAAAGAGCGAAGGCATCGCGGCGCGTGTCGTGTCGATGCCGTCGTGGGACATCTTCGAGAAGCAGGATGACGCGTATAAAGAGTCGGTGCTGCCGGCCGCTGTCGACGCGCGGGTTGCAGTCGAACAGGCAGGCGTACTCGGTTGGGATCGCTACGTGGGCCGCACCGGCTCGCTGATCGCGATGCATACATTCGGCGCGTCGGCGCCGCTGAAGGCGCTGCAAACGAAGTTCGGCTTTACGCCGGAGCGCGTCTACGAAGCGGCGAAGCAGCAGCTCGCGCGGGTTCGGCAATCCAGTTAA
- the gnd gene encoding phosphogluconate dehydrogenase (NAD(+)-dependent, decarboxylating), with protein MQIGIVGLGRMGGNIGRRLMRNGHTCVVYDHSPEATEALVKEGATGSSDLGGLVKGLAAPRVIWLMLPAGKITEDTLNDLYPILSPDDVVIDGGNSFYKDDIRRAVRFKEKGIHYVDVGTSGGVWGLERGYCMMIGGEEEVVHRLDPILSTLAPGAGNVPLTPGREGRDTRVQNGYMHTGPTGSGHFVKMVHNGIEYGLMQAYAEGFDILKHKASTELPESERFSLDLADVAEVWRRGSVVSSWLLDLTAGALAKDGALGNYSTEVADSGEGRWTIEAAIEEAVPAQVLSAALYTRFRSRDDESFAERMLSAMRFGFGGHHEFSPK; from the coding sequence ATGCAGATCGGTATCGTGGGATTGGGACGGATGGGCGGGAACATCGGCCGTCGGTTGATGCGCAACGGGCATACGTGCGTGGTCTACGATCACAGCCCGGAAGCCACCGAGGCGCTCGTGAAGGAAGGCGCAACCGGTTCGAGCGACCTGGGCGGCCTCGTGAAGGGACTCGCTGCACCGCGCGTGATCTGGTTAATGCTCCCGGCCGGCAAGATCACCGAAGACACGCTGAACGACCTGTACCCGATCCTGAGCCCCGACGACGTCGTGATCGACGGCGGCAACAGTTTCTACAAGGACGACATCCGCCGTGCGGTGCGCTTCAAGGAGAAGGGCATTCACTACGTCGACGTCGGTACGTCGGGCGGTGTGTGGGGCCTCGAGCGTGGCTATTGCATGATGATCGGCGGTGAGGAAGAGGTGGTGCACCGGCTCGATCCGATTCTCTCGACGCTCGCGCCCGGCGCCGGTAACGTGCCGCTCACACCGGGCCGCGAAGGCCGCGATACGCGCGTGCAGAACGGCTATATGCACACCGGGCCGACCGGCTCCGGCCACTTCGTGAAGATGGTCCACAACGGTATCGAGTACGGGTTGATGCAGGCGTATGCCGAAGGCTTCGACATCCTGAAGCACAAGGCATCGACCGAGTTGCCCGAAAGCGAACGCTTCAGCCTCGATCTCGCGGACGTGGCCGAAGTGTGGCGGCGCGGCAGTGTCGTGTCGTCGTGGTTGCTCGACCTCACGGCTGGCGCGCTCGCGAAAGATGGCGCGCTCGGCAATTATTCGACCGAAGTGGCGGACAGCGGCGAAGGACGCTGGACGATCGAAGCCGCGATCGAAGAGGCGGTGCCGGCGCAGGTGTTGTCGGCGGCGTTGTATACGCGGTTTCGTTCGCGTGACGACGAGTCGTTTGCCGAGCGCATGCTCTCGGCGATGCGCTTCGGCTTCGGCGGGCATCACGAGTTTTCGCCGAAGTAA
- a CDS encoding LysR family transcriptional regulator, producing MLRELKTFVAVAQHGTFAAAGERIGLTQSAVSAQMQRLEKNLGFALFDRTGRSATLNDAGRETLALADDLLSLYAQLGGQTAPTERGGTLTVGAIASVQPTFMADALANFRKDWPSWRLRIVPGVSLNLLGQVDAGELDLAVIIKPPFSLPPDLECRTLVTEPFVLLVPARLARKPWRELLATEPFIRYDRRSFGGGQVDRFLRRLRVNVSESIELDELLGIVQLVARGAGVALVPLAAAFGALPRTVKALALGGETFEREIVLVERRRRAAEAPAARLGECIAEAAQALAGKSRRR from the coding sequence ATGCTCCGGGAACTCAAAACCTTCGTCGCCGTTGCGCAGCACGGCACTTTCGCCGCGGCCGGCGAGCGGATCGGGCTGACCCAGTCAGCGGTCAGCGCGCAGATGCAGCGGCTCGAAAAGAATCTCGGCTTCGCGCTGTTCGATCGCACCGGCCGTTCCGCGACGCTCAACGACGCCGGCCGCGAAACGCTCGCCCTCGCCGACGACTTGTTGTCGTTGTACGCGCAACTGGGCGGCCAGACCGCACCCACGGAGCGAGGCGGCACACTCACGGTAGGCGCGATCGCATCCGTCCAACCGACCTTCATGGCGGACGCACTGGCAAATTTTCGTAAAGATTGGCCCAGCTGGCGGTTGCGCATCGTACCAGGCGTATCGCTGAACCTGCTCGGCCAGGTCGATGCCGGCGAACTCGATCTTGCCGTCATCATCAAGCCGCCGTTCTCGCTGCCGCCGGATCTCGAATGCCGCACGCTCGTCACGGAGCCGTTCGTGCTGCTCGTGCCCGCGCGGCTGGCGCGCAAGCCGTGGCGCGAATTGCTCGCGACCGAGCCGTTCATCCGCTATGACCGTCGTTCGTTCGGCGGCGGCCAGGTGGACCGCTTTCTACGCCGCCTGCGCGTGAACGTGTCCGAATCGATCGAACTCGACGAATTGCTGGGGATCGTGCAACTGGTGGCGCGCGGCGCCGGTGTCGCGCTCGTGCCGCTGGCCGCCGCATTCGGTGCGTTGCCGCGCACGGTCAAGGCGCTCGCGCTCGGTGGCGAGACCTTCGAGCGCGAGATCGTGCTGGTGGAGCGGCGGCGCCGTGCCGCTGAAGCACCCGCCGCGCGGCTCGGCGAGTGCATCGCGGAGGCCGCGCAGGCGCTCGCCGGCAAGAGTCGCCGGCGATAA
- a CDS encoding VOC family protein: MSDSTAVIPPFHLAFPVHSLAAAREFYGDLLGCPEGRSSPEWVDFDFYGHQIVAHLSPEEAGHRTTNAVDGHAVPVRHFGVVLSVPQWQTLADKLQAANTAFVIEPHIRFKGEVGEQATMFFLDPSGNAVEIKAFANMASLFAK, from the coding sequence ATGAGCGATTCCACCGCCGTCATTCCGCCGTTCCATCTGGCGTTTCCGGTCCACAGCCTTGCGGCTGCACGCGAGTTCTATGGCGATCTGCTCGGTTGCCCCGAAGGCCGTAGCTCGCCGGAATGGGTGGACTTCGATTTCTACGGGCACCAGATCGTCGCGCATCTCTCACCCGAAGAAGCGGGCCACCGCACGACGAACGCGGTAGACGGCCATGCGGTGCCGGTGCGCCACTTCGGTGTCGTGCTGTCGGTGCCGCAATGGCAGACGCTGGCGGACAAGCTGCAGGCGGCGAACACCGCGTTCGTGATCGAGCCGCATATCCGCTTCAAGGGCGAAGTCGGCGAGCAGGCGACGATGTTCTTTCTCGATCCGTCGGGTAATGCGGTCGAGATCAAGGCGTTTGCGAATATGGCGTCGTTGTTCGCGAAGTGA
- a CDS encoding ArsR/SmtB family transcription factor: MANYQAGVSDIFHALSDPTRCAIVSALCRGEQAVSVLAAPFDMALPSFMKHVSLLERSGLIRTRKAGRTRTCELMQGRLSEAEQWIAGQRAIWEARSDRMVDFVERLHEEEQRRASKPRKSRRTR; this comes from the coding sequence ATGGCTAACTATCAGGCTGGCGTCAGCGACATCTTCCACGCTCTCTCCGATCCGACCCGGTGCGCGATCGTCAGCGCGCTCTGCCGGGGCGAGCAGGCGGTATCCGTGCTTGCAGCGCCATTCGACATGGCGCTGCCGTCGTTCATGAAGCATGTTTCGTTGCTCGAGCGCAGCGGCCTGATCCGGACGCGAAAGGCGGGGCGCACGCGCACCTGCGAGCTGATGCAAGGCAGATTGTCGGAAGCCGAGCAGTGGATAGCGGGTCAGCGAGCCATATGGGAAGCGCGATCCGACCGCATGGTCGATTTCGTCGAACGTCTTCATGAAGAGGAGCAACGTCGTGCCAGCAAACCCCGCAAATCACGCCGAACCCGCTGA